The proteins below are encoded in one region of Deltaproteobacteria bacterium:
- a CDS encoding MATE family efflux transporter: MTSLLNGPLSKDILKLASPVFFGTLSQTIFYAVDTAMLGRVGVEALAAAGLGWFVVWVFGSSLMAIEVGAQSLVARRFGEGDWEACGGLLDNTLAFAVISGFLFSVAGYLFAPAIFPYLSDDIKVVEYGIDYLKYSFLSIFFFLVIASFRGFFDGLGQTHLFMKVAIVMNISNIIFDYVLIFGKFGFPRLEVKGAAIASLISSFIGAAYFFGISFSNRFVRRFRYLSRYQFNLAILNSIMRLAFPAMIRVFFIMAGLTTFLWIVGRIGNVELAASNILMTLSSFTFLAGYGFAVAAATMVSQNLGKGNAEIAESYGWEAVKLGLLCMGFLGALFILFPGIILEIFTDQKTVIETGRNVLILFGIIQFFDAANLILSHALQGAGYTKWVMKAEGFVVWFLFLPAAYILSLVFGFGLYGAWLSMFAYSLTIGVTMLWKFKEGKWKEIEM, encoded by the coding sequence ATGACATCCTTGTTAAACGGTCCTTTGTCCAAAGATATCCTTAAACTCGCCTCCCCCGTATTTTTTGGCACACTTTCCCAGACTATTTTTTATGCCGTTGACACTGCCATGCTGGGGAGGGTCGGGGTGGAGGCCCTGGCAGCGGCAGGTCTTGGCTGGTTTGTTGTCTGGGTATTTGGAAGCAGCCTTATGGCCATAGAGGTAGGCGCCCAGAGCCTTGTTGCAAGAAGGTTCGGAGAGGGGGACTGGGAGGCATGCGGAGGGCTTCTTGATAACACGCTTGCCTTTGCTGTAATATCCGGTTTCTTATTTTCCGTTGCCGGTTATCTCTTTGCCCCGGCAATATTTCCATACCTGTCAGATGACATAAAGGTTGTTGAGTATGGGATTGATTATCTCAAATACAGTTTTTTATCAATATTCTTTTTCCTTGTCATTGCATCCTTCAGGGGATTTTTTGACGGCCTTGGCCAAACGCATCTGTTTATGAAGGTTGCCATTGTTATGAATATATCAAACATTATCTTTGACTATGTACTCATTTTTGGGAAATTCGGTTTTCCGAGGCTTGAGGTAAAAGGGGCTGCCATTGCATCGCTTATTTCTTCCTTTATAGGCGCCGCATATTTCTTTGGCATCAGTTTTAGCAACCGATTTGTCAGGCGGTTCAGATATTTAAGCAGGTATCAGTTTAACCTTGCAATTTTAAATTCCATTATGAGGCTTGCATTTCCTGCAATGATCAGGGTATTTTTTATAATGGCAGGACTTACAACATTTCTCTGGATAGTGGGACGGATAGGGAACGTAGAGCTTGCGGCAAGCAATATACTTATGACCCTTTCCTCTTTTACATTCCTTGCCGGCTACGGGTTTGCGGTTGCAGCCGCCACAATGGTAAGCCAGAATCTTGGCAAGGGCAATGCGGAAATTGCAGAAAGCTATGGATGGGAGGCCGTGAAACTCGGACTTTTATGTATGGGTTTTTTAGGGGCTTTGTTTATATTATTCCCCGGGATTATACTTGAGATATTTACTGACCAGAAAACAGTTATAGAAACAGGCAGAAATGTCCTCATACTGTTTGGAATAATTCAGTTCTTTGACGCTGCAAATCTTATTCTTTCCCATGCGCTTCAAGGCGCAGGATATACAAAATGGGTTATGAAGGCAGAGGGGTTTGTGGTATGGTTTTTATTCCTGCCGGCAGCCTATATTTTAAGTCTGGTTTTTGGTTTCGGGCTTTATGGCGCATGGCTGAGCATGTTTGCGTACAGTTTGACCATAGGGGTAACAATGCTGTGGAAGTTCAAGGAAGGGAAATGGAAAGAGATTGAAATGTAA
- a CDS encoding macro domain-containing protein, with the protein MEIIIKQGSLLEAEADVIVNAANSLGLMGGGVAMVIKKAAGDVVEEEAKKLSPIPVGKAVLTTAGNLKFKGIIHAPTMEIPGIRIPLVSVGKATKAALKLADESGFSVVALPGMGTGIGGVKKEAAADAMLETIQDFKAQQLKKIVLMDVDSEIVQEWNKAKTKRGL; encoded by the coding sequence ATGGAAATTATAATAAAACAGGGAAGCCTTTTGGAGGCAGAGGCTGACGTCATAGTAAACGCTGCAAATAGCCTCGGCCTCATGGGCGGCGGGGTGGCGATGGTTATAAAAAAGGCGGCTGGCGATGTAGTGGAAGAGGAGGCAAAAAAACTCTCTCCCATACCGGTTGGCAAGGCTGTCCTGACAACAGCAGGGAATTTAAAATTCAAAGGCATTATCCACGCGCCTACAATGGAGATACCCGGCATCCGCATACCGCTTGTGAGCGTGGGCAAGGCAACAAAGGCAGCGCTTAAGCTGGCTGACGAAAGCGGATTTTCCGTGGTGGCGTTACCGGGCATGGGAACAGGTATAGGCGGCGTAAAAAAAGAGGCAGCAGCAGATGCAATGCTGGAGACGATACAGGATTTTAAGGCGCAGCAGCTAAAAAAGATTGTGCTTATGGATGTTGACAGCGAAATTGTGCAAGAGTGGAATAAGGCAAAGACAAAGAGAGGATTGTAG
- a CDS encoding aspartate ammonia-lyase, with protein sequence MPKTRIERDSLGEKDVPMNAYYGIQTLRAIENFSISGISPKKEFVLAFAMVKKAAAIANMATGNLNKRIGMAIVKAADEIISGKLHNEFVVDVYQAGAGTSHNMNANEVIANRAIEMLSEKKGNYKIIHPNDHVNMSQSTNDTIPTGMRIASLFLTKELLLELKMMEKALSDKAKEFDGIIKSARTHLQDAVPIRLGQQFRAYAAVVSKATKRIQRAAEELKELGIGATAAGTGINTHPAYRRHVIMALKDITGIKDLRPAKDMLEAINSMADFVNLSQGLRGLAIELIKIANDLRLLSSGPRTGFAEIILPAVQPGSSIMPGKVNPVMAEMMNMVCFQVIGNDLTIAMAAQAGQLELNVMMPVINHNLLQSLEILKNGVKAFTERCVKDIKADKARCREFAEKSVGLATVLNPFIGYEKAAVVAKEAVITGKTIREIVLEKGILSKKEVDKIFNPMAMTRPGIIKRQKI encoded by the coding sequence ATGCCTAAAACAAGAATAGAACGTGATTCGCTCGGCGAAAAAGATGTGCCCATGAATGCCTATTACGGCATACAGACACTAAGGGCAATTGAAAACTTTTCCATAAGCGGCATATCTCCGAAAAAAGAATTTGTATTAGCCTTTGCAATGGTGAAAAAGGCTGCTGCTATTGCCAATATGGCAACCGGGAACCTCAATAAAAGAATCGGCATGGCGATTGTCAAGGCTGCGGACGAGATTATAAGCGGAAAACTGCACAATGAATTTGTTGTGGATGTGTATCAGGCGGGCGCAGGCACATCGCACAACATGAATGCCAATGAGGTCATCGCAAATAGGGCAATAGAAATGCTCAGTGAGAAAAAGGGGAACTATAAAATCATCCACCCCAACGACCATGTTAATATGTCACAGTCAACGAATGACACGATACCAACAGGCATGAGGATTGCCAGTCTGTTTTTGACAAAAGAGTTATTATTGGAATTGAAGATGATGGAAAAGGCGCTATCAGATAAGGCAAAGGAATTTGACGGTATTATCAAATCGGCAAGAACCCATCTTCAGGATGCGGTGCCCATAAGGCTTGGACAGCAATTTCGCGCTTACGCAGCAGTAGTCTCAAAGGCGACAAAAAGAATTCAGCGGGCTGCAGAAGAATTAAAAGAACTTGGCATAGGCGCAACAGCAGCAGGCACAGGCATAAATACTCATCCTGCATACAGAAGGCATGTAATAATGGCATTGAAGGATATTACCGGGATAAAAGATTTAAGGCCTGCAAAGGACATGTTAGAGGCTATAAACAGCATGGCGGATTTTGTAAATTTATCTCAGGGATTAAGAGGGCTTGCTATAGAACTTATAAAGATTGCCAATGATCTGCGGCTTTTAAGCTCAGGCCCAAGAACAGGTTTTGCCGAGATTATACTTCCCGCTGTTCAACCCGGTTCATCCATTATGCCTGGCAAGGTAAATCCGGTTATGGCTGAAATGATGAACATGGTCTGCTTTCAGGTTATCGGCAATGACCTGACAATCGCAATGGCAGCGCAGGCAGGCCAGCTTGAATTGAATGTAATGATGCCTGTAATAAACCATAACCTTCTCCAATCTTTGGAAATTCTTAAAAATGGCGTAAAGGCTTTTACAGAGCGGTGTGTAAAGGACATAAAGGCAGACAAGGCAAGATGCCGGGAGTTTGCAGAAAAGAGCGTTGGTCTTGCGACTGTCCTTAATCCATTCATCGGCTATGAAAAAGCGGCTGTTGTCGCAAAAGAGGCTGTTATAACCGGCAAAACCATAAGAGAGATAGTCCTTGAAAAGGGGATTCTTTCTAAAAAAGAGGTTGATAAAATTTTTAACCCAATGGCCATGACAAGACCGGGAATTATTAAAAGGCAGAAGATATGA
- a CDS encoding TIGR01212 family radical SAM protein (This family includes YhcC from E. coli K-12, an uncharacterized radical SAM protein.) — MNGRYNSLSDFLKNKFGCKVFKVSLNAGLSCPNRDGIKSAGGCIYCNSEPMMPLNYSDSMGIREQLYQGIEYIKNRHNAKKFIAYFQINTNTYAPVTTLERLYKEGLNHPDVVGLAVSTRPDCVDNEILDLLSKLAKEKFLWLELGLQSAHDKTLKLINRCHTVEDFTDAVKMAKERKIPVCAHVILGLPGENREDMLSTARILANIGIWGIKLHHLHIHKGTRLEEMYNKGGFMPLEFDDYANLAADFLQEIPEDVIMHRLCGDTARRFLIAPDWSVNKFLILDRINRVLEERDTWQGKEVSCTTHALQSLQTFL, encoded by the coding sequence ATGAACGGCCGTTACAACTCCCTTTCTGATTTTCTTAAGAATAAATTTGGCTGTAAGGTCTTTAAGGTCTCTTTGAATGCAGGCCTTAGCTGCCCTAACAGGGATGGCATAAAAAGCGCAGGCGGATGCATTTATTGCAATTCCGAACCAATGATGCCTTTGAATTATAGTGACAGCATGGGAATAAGAGAGCAGCTTTATCAAGGCATTGAATATATAAAAAACAGACATAATGCAAAAAAGTTTATCGCTTATTTTCAGATAAACACGAATACATATGCGCCTGTTACAACATTAGAAAGGCTTTACAAGGAAGGATTGAACCACCCTGATGTTGTTGGTCTGGCTGTTTCAACAAGGCCGGATTGCGTGGATAACGAGATTTTAGATTTATTGTCAAAACTTGCAAAAGAAAAATTCCTGTGGCTTGAACTCGGTCTTCAGTCCGCTCACGATAAAACCCTTAAACTAATAAACAGGTGTCATACAGTAGAAGATTTTACCGATGCTGTTAAAATGGCAAAAGAAAGAAAAATTCCTGTGTGCGCCCATGTAATCCTTGGTCTTCCCGGCGAAAACAGAGAAGATATGCTTTCAACCGCAAGGATTTTGGCTAATATCGGGATATGGGGCATAAAACTTCATCACCTTCATATACACAAAGGCACAAGGCTTGAAGAGATGTATAATAAAGGCGGATTCATGCCTTTGGAGTTTGATGATTATGCCAATCTTGCAGCAGATTTTCTTCAAGAGATCCCTGAAGATGTTATAATGCATAGGTTATGCGGAGATACGGCAAGGAGGTTTTTAATCGCCCCTGACTGGAGTGTCAATAAATTCTTAATATTAGACAGGATTAACAGGGTCTTGGAGGAAAGAGATACCTGGCAGGGTAAGGAGGTTTCATGTACGACACACGCATTACAAAGCTTGCAGACATTCTTGTAA
- a CDS encoding aminopeptidase, protein MYDTRITKLADILVNYSLKIKKGERALINASSELAKPLVLEVYKKVLQAGGYPAVNIAFEEMTNIFYKMAAKEQLLDFPKIKFFEAKNVDCVINIRASVNKKALSNIDPKVISMRSKVLMPIQEEIVNRKRWVICNFPTNALAQETDMSLEEYEDFLYGATNINWGKVKKEEMNLKRILDKANIIRIVGKDTDLTLSIKGRKAIPCCGERNMPDGEVFLSPVEDSAEGQIYYDLPAIYQGKEVLGICLKFKKGRVIEAKAEKNQGFLISMLDTDKGARYLGEVGIGTNYGIKHFSKDILFDEKIGGTVHLAVGRSYESAGGKNKSAIHWDMIKDLRNGGAIYVDGKEIQRNGRFVI, encoded by the coding sequence ATGTACGACACACGCATTACAAAGCTTGCAGACATTCTTGTAAATTATTCCCTTAAAATAAAAAAAGGGGAACGGGCGCTAATCAATGCATCTTCAGAGCTTGCAAAACCGCTTGTGCTTGAGGTATATAAAAAGGTTTTGCAGGCAGGAGGCTATCCTGCTGTCAATATTGCGTTTGAGGAGATGACTAATATATTTTACAAGATGGCAGCAAAGGAACAGCTTCTGGACTTTCCAAAGATAAAGTTTTTTGAGGCAAAGAATGTTGACTGCGTTATTAATATAAGGGCCTCTGTTAATAAAAAAGCGCTCTCAAATATAGATCCAAAGGTAATCAGCATGCGCAGCAAGGTTTTAATGCCAATACAGGAAGAGATTGTAAATAGAAAGCGTTGGGTTATCTGCAATTTCCCCACAAATGCCCTGGCGCAGGAAACTGACATGTCTCTGGAAGAGTATGAGGATTTTCTCTATGGCGCAACAAATATAAACTGGGGCAAGGTTAAAAAAGAGGAGATGAATCTGAAGAGGATTCTGGATAAGGCTAATATTATAAGGATAGTCGGCAAGGATACTGATTTGACCCTCAGCATAAAGGGGCGAAAGGCTATCCCGTGCTGCGGCGAAAGGAATATGCCTGACGGGGAGGTGTTTTTGTCGCCGGTGGAGGATAGCGCCGAGGGGCAAATCTATTACGATTTGCCTGCAATATATCAGGGCAAAGAGGTTCTTGGTATATGTTTAAAATTTAAAAAAGGCAGGGTTATAGAAGCAAAGGCAGAAAAGAATCAGGGATTTCTTATCTCAATGCTGGATACAGACAAAGGCGCAAGGTATCTCGGTGAGGTGGGCATTGGCACAAATTACGGCATAAAACATTTTTCCAAGGACATTTTATTTGACGAAAAGATTGGCGGCACTGTCCATCTTGCGGTAGGCAGATCTTATGAAAGCGCAGGGGGCAAGAATAAATCTGCTATTCACTGGGACATGATAAAGGATTTGAGAAATGGCGGAGCGATATATGTTGACGGGAAGGAGATTCAGAGGAATGGAAGGTTTGTGATATAA
- a CDS encoding response regulator, with protein sequence MRRRILVIYGEHSILELLSAILSEEGYEVDAASNGEGGLKMAYDRKYAVIISDIDMPVMNGIEFYRRLIEKTPSIKQRILFITGDKNREADTLFKKTGVRYLLKPFKTIDLLKAVSEIAAFAGSG encoded by the coding sequence ATGAGAAGGCGCATTCTTGTAATATATGGCGAACATAGTATCCTTGAGCTTCTTTCAGCTATACTCAGCGAAGAGGGTTATGAGGTGGATGCTGCCAGCAATGGTGAGGGAGGATTGAAGATGGCATATGACAGGAAATATGCCGTCATAATAAGCGATATTGATATGCCTGTAATGAACGGAATAGAATTTTACAGGAGACTCATTGAAAAAACGCCTTCCATAAAACAAAGGATATTGTTCATCACTGGTGATAAGAATAGAGAAGCCGATACGCTTTTTAAAAAAACAGGGGTGAGGTATTTGCTAAAGCCCTTTAAAACAATAGACCTTTTAAAAGCTGTAAGTGAAATTGCTGCCTTTGCTGGTTCAGGCTAA
- a CDS encoding helix-turn-helix transcriptional regulator, which produces MIKEQIGRKLREIRQSKGLTQKALAKKTGVDYTYIGKIERAEQLPSLGVLIKISDALSFPLERFLMDESTLRLINLLPIEGYRVAQRREMRELLRILDDVREEDIPLLIEIVRVLKKHREDKYKLPMAAESRSVYKRLKKGKDPL; this is translated from the coding sequence ATGATAAAGGAACAGATTGGCAGAAAACTTAGAGAGATAAGGCAATCTAAGGGGCTTACCCAGAAGGCCCTGGCTAAAAAAACAGGGGTGGATTACACATACATTGGAAAGATAGAGCGGGCGGAACAGCTTCCATCCCTCGGAGTCCTGATAAAGATTTCCGACGCCCTTTCATTTCCCCTTGAGCGCTTCCTTATGGATGAATCAACCTTAAGATTGATTAACCTCTTGCCCATAGAAGGATACAGGGTTGCCCAGAGAAGGGAAATGCGGGAACTTTTGAGAATACTGGACGATGTCCGCGAAGAAGATATCCCCCTTCTCATAGAAATAGTCCGGGTGCTGAAGAAACATAGAGAGGATAAATATAAGCTGCCGATGGCGGCAGAGTCTCGGTCAGTATATAAGAGGCTGAAAAAGGGGAAAGACCCTCTCTAA
- a CDS encoding NAD(P)/FAD-dependent oxidoreductase: protein MNTYDVIIVGAGPAGIFAGLELLASQKKLRILLLEKGDDLPDRKPHDIFHGFGGAGTFSDGKLNLSTAVGGFLTDYIEEDKLETLIDYVDKIFIKYGAPQELHGTDEGEVKRLEEISARNGLRLLPFKIRHLGTDRCFSLLENLRKKLDADVDFQFNSPASEILRQGDKVLGVKTADGREFLGDFVILAPGRSGSHWLSEESKKLGLSTGNNPIDIGVRVEVPASIMRPITDVMHEAKLLFYSKRFNDQVRTFCMNPYGIVVKEKHKDFCTVNGHSFSTKKTDNTNFAILASTTFTEPFHEPIAYGQYIAKLANILSEGILVQRLGDLLQGKRSTLERIKEGVVKPTLKDAVPGDLSFAIPYRYLSDILEMLEALDKIAPGIYSASTLLYGIEVKFYSMRLKLTKDLETEVKNLFAAGDGAGITRGIIHAAVSGVVAAMEIIKRTAY from the coding sequence ATGAATACCTATGATGTTATCATAGTCGGCGCAGGCCCTGCCGGCATCTTTGCCGGTCTTGAGCTTCTTGCCTCTCAAAAAAAACTCAGGATTCTCCTTCTGGAAAAAGGAGATGACCTCCCTGATAGAAAACCTCATGATATATTTCACGGCTTTGGCGGCGCAGGCACATTCAGCGACGGCAAGCTAAACCTCTCTACAGCCGTTGGCGGTTTTTTAACCGATTACATTGAGGAAGATAAGCTCGAAACTCTTATAGATTATGTTGACAAGATATTTATAAAATACGGTGCGCCTCAGGAACTGCACGGCACAGACGAGGGAGAGGTAAAAAGACTTGAAGAGATTTCAGCGAGAAACGGCTTAAGGCTTTTGCCTTTTAAGATAAGGCATCTCGGCACAGACAGGTGCTTTTCGCTTCTCGAGAATTTAAGAAAGAAATTAGACGCAGATGTTGATTTTCAGTTTAATTCCCCGGCATCAGAGATATTGAGGCAAGGGGATAAAGTTCTTGGTGTGAAAACAGCCGACGGCAGAGAGTTTCTCGGAGATTTTGTAATCCTTGCGCCGGGCAGGAGCGGCTCGCACTGGCTGAGCGAGGAATCAAAGAAGCTTGGCCTTTCTACGGGAAATAACCCTATTGATATTGGTGTAAGGGTTGAGGTGCCAGCATCCATTATGAGGCCAATAACAGATGTGATGCACGAGGCAAAACTTTTATTTTACTCTAAGCGATTTAATGACCAGGTAAGAACATTCTGCATGAACCCCTACGGCATTGTAGTAAAAGAAAAGCACAAAGACTTTTGCACAGTAAACGGCCACAGCTTTTCTACAAAAAAAACCGATAATACAAACTTTGCAATCCTTGCCTCCACAACATTTACAGAGCCTTTTCATGAACCAATTGCATACGGCCAATATATCGCAAAGCTGGCGAATATCTTAAGCGAAGGGATACTTGTCCAGAGGCTTGGAGATTTGCTTCAGGGGAAAAGGTCAACCTTGGAAAGGATTAAAGAGGGGGTAGTCAAGCCTACGTTGAAGGATGCGGTCCCGGGCGACCTTTCATTTGCCATACCATACCGCTATCTCTCGGACATACTTGAGATGCTGGAGGCGCTTGATAAGATAGCTCCGGGGATATACTCAGCATCCACGCTCCTTTACGGCATAGAGGTGAAATTCTATTCCATGAGGCTTAAACTTACCAAAGACCTTGAAACAGAAGTTAAAAACCTCTTTGCCGCAGGCGACGGCGCCGGCATTACAAGGGGCATTATCCATGCAGCGGTGTCGGGGGTTGTGGCGGCGATGGAGATAATAAAGAGAACAGCCTATTAA
- the galT gene encoding galactose-1-phosphate uridylyltransferase has product MSELRLNLITREWVIIATERAKKPEDFKTAAVKKDIPRYVETCPFCPGNEAKTPGETFRISDANGWKTRVVPNKFSAISNSGNKERRVDGLIRSVTGVGVHEVIIETPLHNMNPALLSLEEMEEIVKIYRNRFLEAYSDSRVEHVIIFKNHGEGAGTSLEHPHSQLIGTPVMPVQFRDRLEAAAHFFDDTGECLMCMMAKKEKEEKIRIVAEDEHFLTFIPYAALSPFHTWIFPKRHSASFGDITGAEIKSLAFSLKNILSKLYNGLSNPDYNFVIRSNKPKDCNLEYFHWYVSIIPRISKAAGFELGSGMYINTSLPEESAEFLRKVRP; this is encoded by the coding sequence ATGTCAGAACTTAGACTAAATCTTATAACAAGGGAATGGGTAATCATTGCCACAGAAAGGGCAAAGAAGCCTGAGGATTTCAAAACCGCTGCAGTTAAAAAGGATATTCCCAGGTATGTGGAAACATGCCCATTCTGTCCTGGAAACGAAGCGAAGACCCCTGGAGAGACCTTCAGGATAAGCGATGCAAACGGGTGGAAGACCAGGGTAGTGCCAAATAAGTTTTCTGCCATATCCAACTCCGGCAATAAAGAGAGGCGGGTTGACGGCCTCATACGCAGCGTTACAGGCGTTGGCGTGCATGAGGTTATAATTGAAACCCCTCTCCATAATATGAACCCGGCTCTGCTTTCATTGGAAGAGATGGAAGAGATAGTAAAGATTTATAGAAATAGATTCCTTGAGGCATACAGCGACTCACGGGTTGAACATGTCATAATCTTTAAGAATCACGGCGAAGGCGCAGGCACATCTCTGGAACATCCGCATTCACAGCTTATCGGGACGCCTGTAATGCCTGTGCAGTTCAGGGACAGGCTTGAGGCAGCCGCCCATTTCTTTGACGATACAGGCGAGTGCCTGATGTGCATGATGGCAAAAAAAGAAAAGGAAGAAAAAATAAGAATCGTTGCAGAGGATGAACACTTTCTGACATTTATCCCTTACGCGGCGCTTTCACCATTTCATACATGGATATTTCCCAAAAGACATTCTGCATCATTCGGAGATATCACAGGGGCAGAGATTAAAAGCCTGGCCTTTTCCCTTAAGAATATCCTGTCCAAACTTTATAATGGACTATCCAATCCGGATTACAATTTTGTAATCCGTTCCAATAAACCGAAGGACTGTAATCTGGAATATTTCCACTGGTATGTGAGCATAATACCCCGTATTTCAAAGGCTGCTGGTTTTGAACTTGGAAGCGGCATGTATATAAACACAAGCCTGCCTGAAGAGAGCGCAGAGTTTTTAAGGAAGGTGCGGCCGTAA
- a CDS encoding ferritin family protein: protein MVFEHLEEKEAVEIASLIERNGFAFYSILADKVEDKAVKDVFKRLAKEEKRHISILENRYYPEAGFGEEITEEELTIEDYVSRAADPKIFTEEINVEKLVHAIDSVKKAVILAIHTEKYASEYFEGMAEKATTKGGAEMYKELADEERMHVKVLEDIMKSM, encoded by the coding sequence ATGGTTTTTGAGCATCTTGAAGAAAAAGAGGCTGTGGAGATTGCTTCTTTGATAGAAAGAAATGGTTTTGCGTTTTATTCCATACTCGCAGACAAGGTAGAGGATAAGGCCGTAAAGGATGTATTTAAAAGACTTGCGAAAGAAGAAAAAAGACACATAAGTATACTGGAAAATAGATATTATCCTGAGGCAGGCTTTGGCGAGGAGATTACAGAGGAAGAGTTGACCATAGAAGACTATGTCTCCAGAGCCGCTGATCCAAAGATATTCACTGAAGAGATAAATGTAGAAAAGCTTGTCCATGCAATAGATAGTGTAAAAAAGGCTGTAATATTGGCCATACATACGGAGAAGTACGCATCAGAATATTTTGAAGGCATGGCTGAAAAGGCAACGACCAAAGGCGGTGCTGAAATGTATAAAGAGCTTGCAGACGAGGAAAGGATGCATGTGAAGGTATTGGAAGATATAATGAAGTCAATGTAG
- a CDS encoding enoyl-ACP reductase has protein sequence MGLLNNKKGIIFGVANERSIAWAIAQALHKEGAELAFTYVGDALKERVMPLAQGIGSKLILPCDVAKDNEIDAVFNTVKEAWGGLDILVHSVAFANKDELKGMYADTSREGFRLAMDVSAYSLVALAKRAYPLMEGRSGSIITLTYYGSEKVIPNYNVMGVAKAALEASVKYLAADLGQKGIRVNAISAGPVKTLAAMGIAGFRDILNVVEKKAPLKRNVTTEDVAKTALYLLSDLSSGVTGEIIYVDAGYNIVGM, from the coding sequence ATGGGTTTGCTGAATAATAAAAAGGGAATCATTTTCGGCGTTGCAAACGAGAGGAGCATTGCATGGGCGATAGCGCAGGCGCTGCATAAAGAAGGGGCGGAGCTTGCATTTACATATGTTGGAGATGCGCTTAAAGAAAGGGTTATGCCGCTGGCTCAGGGCATTGGTTCAAAACTGATTCTGCCATGCGATGTGGCAAAGGATAATGAGATAGATGCGGTGTTTAACACGGTTAAAGAGGCATGGGGCGGATTGGATATCCTCGTTCACTCTGTTGCCTTTGCAAATAAGGATGAGCTAAAAGGCATGTATGCGGATACCTCAAGAGAAGGCTTCAGGCTGGCAATGGATGTGAGCGCCTATTCCCTTGTGGCATTGGCAAAGCGGGCATATCCGTTAATGGAAGGCAGAAGCGGAAGCATTATAACCTTAACCTATTATGGCAGCGAAAAGGTTATTCCCAATTATAATGTCATGGGTGTTGCAAAGGCGGCGCTTGAGGCAAGCGTTAAGTATCTTGCGGCTGACCTGGGGCAGAAGGGCATAAGGGTCAATGCCATATCAGCGGGCCCTGTAAAGACCCTTGCAGCCATGGGCATTGCAGGTTTCAGGGATATATTGAACGTCGTAGAAAAAAAAGCGCCTTTGAAGCGAAATGTCACAACAGAAGATGTAGCAAAGACAGCCCTGTATCTCTTAAGCGACCTGTCCAGCGGAGTTACAGGCGAGATTATCTATGTGGATGCAGGATATAATATTGTGGGAATGTAA